The genomic segment ACTGACACTGATATCACGCCGGTCGTAGATGGCGACCACCGCATCGATAACGAGTTTTCTCCGCATCTCCCCGAACGACAGTTCCGCAGGGTCGAATTTCGGGTCACAGCCGTGGCGCTTCGTCTCGTAGTATCTCGCGTAAAAGATATCTCTGAGTATCCTCTCGTCGAACTGCTCCACTTCTCCAGCGGCCGCCAGAATCAGCCAACTATTGAGAGCCAGCGTCTCGGATAGCAGCTGGTCCTTGTCTTCCGGCTCGTCACTGTTTGCAGCGTGATAGAGCTCGCCCAGTCGCGAAGAGAGTTCACGCAAGAACGCAAACAGAACGAGATAGCTACGCTCGTGTTCTCTATCCGAGACTGCTCTGTCGATAACCGCGTTCTCTGTTTCCTGCACCTTGTTACGCAAAAAGAGCAGAAAAGACGGCATCATCGCGTTCAGCTTCGACTCGTTCGGGAGGCTATCGACGACGTTTTCGGGAAGGTCTTGTAGCCCTGGCTCGTCGACGTCCCCGACACCGAACACCTCTTCAACAACAGTCTCAGTGTTAGTAAACCGCTTTTTCGGAGGGAGCGACTGGACTTCTTTAGCTAACTCGACCATAGAAGGGATCCCGAACGCCGACGAAAAGCCGTCTAATAGCTCTAGTTCCTCGGACCAGGTGCTAGTCAGATAGGAGAACGGGTCCTGGCCGTTGGCGCTTCCACCGGTGGAAGACATTTCTCTACCCCAACTTGACTGTCCGGTAGTAAATCTCTGGTGGTGATG from the Halomicroarcula saliterrae genome contains:
- a CDS encoding UPF0175 family protein, translated to MSSTGGSANGQDPFSYLTSTWSEELELLDGFSSAFGIPSMVELAKEVQSLPPKKRFTNTETVVEEVFGVGDVDEPGLQDLPENVVDSLPNESKLNAMMPSFLLFLRNKVQETENAVIDRAVSDREHERSYLVLFAFLRELSSRLGELYHAANSDEPEDKDQLLSETLALNSWLILAAAGEVEQFDERILRDIFYARYYETKRHGCDPKFDPAELSFGEMRRKLVIDAVVAIYDRRDISVSRGAELAAVSIEQFERILEAAGISPNYGPESGAELNDGPTLSK